The sequence TTGCCGCGGTTGCGGCGGTGACGCAGGACGCGGGCGCGCGGAAACGAGGCGGCCTCGCGCAGCGCCGCCTCGTAGGTGCCGTCCTTCGATCCGTCGTCCACCACGATCACCTCGCCCGCCAGCCCGTGCCGGTCGAAGGTCGCGCGCAGCTCGGCGAAGAGTGCCGGAACGTTGTCCAGCTCGTCGAAGGCGGGAACCAGGACGGCGAAGTTGCTGCGCAGGTGGGGCGGCACCACGGGAAGCGGCGAAGCCCCGCCGGGTGCGGCGGGGCTCTGCGCGGGCGGAACCTGGAGCATGGTGCCGTCGCTCACACGCGCTTGCGCATGCGGGCCGAAAGCACGCCCAGCTGGTCGCGGTACTTGGCCACGGTGCGCCGCGCGATCTGGATGCCGTCGTCCTTGAGGATGTTCACGATGGCCTGGTCCGTCAGCGGGTGCGCGGGGTCTTCGTCGCTCACCAGCTTTTCGATCTGCGCCTTGATGCCGCGCGCCGACACGTCCTCGCCGCTCGTGGTGCTCAGCCCCGACGAGAAGAAGAACTTCAGCGGGAACACGCCGCGGGGCGTCTGCACGAACTTTTCGTTGGTCACGCGGCTGACGGTGGACTCGTGCATGTCGATGACCTCGGCCACCTCGCGCAGGGTCAGCGGCTTCAGGTACTGCACGCCCTTGTCGAAGAAGTCGCGCTGCCGGTCGACGATGAAGTTCATCACCTTGAGCATGGTCTGCCGGCGCTGCTCGATGGCCTGGATCATCCAGTTGGCCGAGTTCAGCTTGTTGCTGATGAACTCCTTGTTCTCGCCGACGAACTTCTTCTTGTCCTTGGCGATGTCGCGGTAGGCGCGCGACAGCTTCAGCCGCGGCAGGCTGGTGTCGTTCAGGAACACCAGGTACTCGCCCTCGATCTTTTCGACGATCAGGTCGGGGATGATGTAGTTGTCGCCCCCGGACGAGTACTTGAGGCCGGGCTTGGGATCGAGCTTGGCCACCTCGTCCGCCGCGTCCTGCACGTCGCGCGGCGTGATCGAAAGCTCCTTGCTGATCTCGCTCCAGCGGTGGTTGATCAGCTGCTCGAAGTAGTCGCGGACGATGCGAAAGGCCAGGCTGTCGCTCAGCCGCCGCTCGATCTCGGCGATGGGCGGCTCGCTTTCGCCCGTTTCCTTGATCAGGTCCTGCACCACCGAGTCGCGAAGCTGCAGCAGGATGCACTCGCGCAGGTCGCGCGCGGCGATGCCGGCCGGGTCGAAGCCCTGCACGGTGCGCAGCATCCGCTCGGCCTCTTCCAGCACGTACGGCGGCACGCCCTGGAACTCCTCGGTGCCCCGCACGAAGTCGTTGAGCGTCTGGACGATCTCCTCCAGCGGGCACACCAGGTACCCGTCGTCGGTGATGTTGCCGATGATCTCTTCGCCCAGCAGGAGCTCGCGCTCCGACAGGCGAAGCAGCGTCAGCTGGTCGTGAAGGTGGTCGCCAAGGTCCTTGGTGTCCACCGACACCGGCTCGTAGTACTCGCGCTCCTCGTACTCTTCGCGGCGGCCGCCGGTCTCGAAGCCGTTCAGGAGGATCTCCTCCCAATCGATCTCGTCGTCCTTCTTCTCGTCGTCCTTCTCGGCCTTGACCTCTTCCTCGGCGTCTGGCTCCACCAGGTCCAGGAAGGGGTTGTTCAGCAGCTCCTGCTTCAGGTGCTGCTGAAGGTCCAGCAGGGGCATGTAGAGCAGATCCATCGCCTGGTACAGGCGCGGATTGATCTTCATCTCCTGCTTGAGGGTCGTTCCCTGGTAGAGACCGGTCTTCATACCGCTTCGTCCTGTTCTGGATTCCGCGCGCCGCCGTTCCCGGGCCAGCGGCCCTGGGCCGCGGGTTCACGCGTCATCGGTTGGGGCCTTCAGCCGCCTCGTTCCGCCTCGTATCCCGCCGGACTCGCCTCGTCCGGAGCCACCACCTCCGAGTCCGCCACGCCGAAGCCGGTCTCGTCCACGTTCCCGTCCACATCCGCCGTCTCCAGCTCCGCCGTCCTGAGCGCCGCCGGCCCATCGTGGCCCGCCGCGTCGGCGGGGTGCGCCCACGCCAGCTCCGGCTCGTCGAGCACCTCGTCGTAGCCGTCCGCATCCATCGGCTCGCCCTGATCGGGCCAGGAGCCGTATTCGTCCATCACATCCGGAGTATGGCCGTTCGGGGCCGGCCGCGACAGGGCGGGATTGGGATACCGCTCGCGCATGCGGGCCGTGAGCGTGGGTCCCAGGTAGATCTCGGCCACTTCGTCGTTCCACACCAGCTCCGACACGGTGCCGGATACGCGCACGCGGCCGTCGTACATGATGTAGGCGCGGTCGACGATGTCCAGCGTCTGCTCGACGTTGTGGTCGCTGATCAGCACGCCGATGCCGCGCTTGCGCAGCCCGCTGACGATCTGCTGGATGTCGTGCACCGCGATGGGGTCCACGCCGGCGAACGGCTCGTCGAGCAGCATGAACTTGGGCTCGCCCACCAGCGCGCGGGTGATCTCCAGCCGCCGCCGCTCGCCGCCGGACAGCGCGTAGGCGCGGCTCTTTCGCACGTGCTTGATGGAGAGCTCGTCCAGCAGCGTCTCCAGCCGGCGCTTCCGCTCCGCGCGCGGGATCCGCATCATCTGCAGGATGGCCATCACGTTCTCTTCCACCGTGAGCTTGCGGAAGATGGACGGCTCCTGCGCCAGGTACCCGATCCCCGCGCGCGCCCGGCGGAACATGGGGATGCGCGTGATCTCGCGCCCGCCCACGAACACCTTGCCTTTGTCGGGGCGGATGAGGCCCACCATCATGTAGAAGCTGGTGGTCTTCCCCGCCCCGTTCGGCCCCAGCAGGCCGACGATTTCGCCCTGCGACACGTGGAGGTCTACCTCGTTGACCACGCGGCGCTTGCGGTACGTCTTCACCAGCCCCGTGGCCTTGAGCGTAGACCCGCCCGGCACCAGGGCCGACGCGCGCTCCACGTACGCGGTCGACGGGGCCTCAGCGTCCTCCGTCACGGGCGCATCGCCTGCCGCGTCGAGCGGAGTCGAGGAAGGCGCGCCGTCGTTCAGGATACCGCCGATGCGCGCATCGAGCATCTCCACGATCCGCTGGCGGTCCGCATCCACCTCGCCCGCCGCCCAGGGGGTCAGCCGCACGGCTGCCCACTCCGCGGCGGGGGCCAGGTCGCCGTCGTCGGGCCCAGGGTGCGGCAGCGGCTCCAGCAGGCCGTCGTCTTCCAGCGCGCGGACGATGTGCTCGTCCAGATACCGCACCGTTTCCGCGGCCGGAAAGTTCTGCGGATGCCC is a genomic window of Longimicrobium sp. containing:
- the rpoN gene encoding RNA polymerase factor sigma-54 — translated: MKTGLYQGTTLKQEMKINPRLYQAMDLLYMPLLDLQQHLKQELLNNPFLDLVEPDAEEEVKAEKDDEKKDDEIDWEEILLNGFETGGRREEYEEREYYEPVSVDTKDLGDHLHDQLTLLRLSERELLLGEEIIGNITDDGYLVCPLEEIVQTLNDFVRGTEEFQGVPPYVLEEAERMLRTVQGFDPAGIAARDLRECILLQLRDSVVQDLIKETGESEPPIAEIERRLSDSLAFRIVRDYFEQLINHRWSEISKELSITPRDVQDAADEVAKLDPKPGLKYSSGGDNYIIPDLIVEKIEGEYLVFLNDTSLPRLKLSRAYRDIAKDKKKFVGENKEFISNKLNSANWMIQAIEQRRQTMLKVMNFIVDRQRDFFDKGVQYLKPLTLREVAEVIDMHESTVSRVTNEKFVQTPRGVFPLKFFFSSGLSTTSGEDVSARGIKAQIEKLVSDEDPAHPLTDQAIVNILKDDGIQIARRTVAKYRDQLGVLSARMRKRV